The Pygocentrus nattereri isolate fPygNat1 chromosome 1, fPygNat1.pri, whole genome shotgun sequence genome window below encodes:
- the shfl gene encoding shiftless antiviral inhibitor of ribosomal frameshifting protein homolog: MSFLQQEVELKKCVRRLRETFHGKIPVDKATILMRRYGNDHRMVAMEVILMKDRDLDEEDKWSLNNDPVVRNVVQKLQAEEREQGEREARSSGASDDSGRSDKSKTNKGPKEDRDIQELGKRLRVLPLTEKNKRMFDQAQKNLMPSANHQFACQMCDQVWWRRVPQRKRVSRCHRCKKKFDPVPPDKMWGIAEFFCPNCSRSFRGFGRMDLGSPCYGCRYIITPTQILPPRRRTMDQGPRRRQHSCLAEDCYNRQEPHVPGTECVHPRSRQRNRKPQVVNPSTAHISSGSTVDTCLSQGSLVEQVFDLIMEDIREEESQEESDSSGSGHSVSS, translated from the exons ATGAGTTTTCTTCAGCAGGAAGTGGAG TTGAAAAAATGCGTAAGGCGACTGAGGGAGACGTTCCATGGGAAGATTCCGGTGGACAAAGCGACCATACTCATGCGTCGCTATGGAAATGATCACCGAATGGTCGCCATGGAGGTCATCTTGATGAAAGACAGAG ACTTGGATGAAGAGGACAAATGGTCTCTAAACAATGACCCAGTTGTTAGG AATGTGGTTCAGAAACTGCAAGCTGAGGAAAGAGAACAG GGTGAAAGGGAAGCGAGGTCTTCAGGAGCCAGTGATGACTCTGGACGCTCTGATAAA tctaaaacaaacaaagggCCAAAGGAGGACAGGGACATACAG gagctTGGAAAGCGTCTTCGGGTCCTGCCTCTGACCGAGAAGAACAAACGCATGTTTGATCAGGCACAGAAGAATCTAATGCCTTCCGCCAACCATCAGTTTGCCTGCCAGATGTGTGACCAGGTGTGGTGGCGACGAGTGCCGCAGAGAAAAAGG GTGTCTCGCTGCCATCGATGCAAAAAGAAATTTGACCCAGTGCCACCGGACAAAATGTGGGGCATTGCAGAGTTCTTCTGCCCAAACTGCTCTCGATCTTTCAG GGGGTTTGGCCGAATGGACCTGGGCTCTCCCTGTTACGGCTGTCGGTACATTATAACGCCAACGCAAATCCTGCCCCCACGCAGAAGGACGATGGACCAAGGCCCTAGAAGAAGACAGCACAGCTGCCTGGCAGAGGACTGCTACAACAGACAGG AGCCCCATGTGCCTGGGACAGAATGTGTCCACCCTCGCAGCAGGCAGAGGAACAGGAAGCCACAGGTGGTCAACCCCAGCACGGCCCACATCAGCAGCGGCTCCACGGTCGACACTTGCCTGAGCCAGGGCAGCCTGGTGGAGCAGGTGTTTGATCTCATCATGGAAGACATCCGCGAGGAAGAGAGCCAAGAGGAGTCGGACAGCAGCGGCAGCGGGCACAGCGTGAGCAGCTGA
- the LOC108429652 gene encoding retinol dehydrogenase 8: protein MGTRRVLVTGCSSGIGLAIAVRLAKDELRRFKVVATMRDVEKRGALEIAAGETLSRTLEIRQLDACCESSIRECVNSLPERRVDVLVNNAGMGMIGPLECQSVKDMQDLFNTNFFGLVRLVKEVLPDMKRSQSGHIVVMSSVMGVQGLLFNDVYAASKFAVEGFCESLAVQAMKFNIKMSLVEPGPVVTEFEKKVYEEVQNMDLSCTDEETARIFREIYLPYSRKVFSSLGQTPEEVAEQTLQLIVAKNPPFRHQTNRLYTPLTAMKHADPTGRLPIDAFYKMVFQHDRVFNASLGVMRMLQKRMGKSKA from the exons ATGGGAACGCGAAGAGTTTTAGTCACAGGGTGTTCCTCTGGAATTGGTTTGGCGATCGCTGTACGACTCGCCAAGGACGAACTGAGGAGGTTCAAAG TTGTGGCCACCATGCGAGACGTGGAGAAGAGGGGGGCATTGGAAATAGCAGCTGGAGAGACGCTGAGCAGGACCTTGGAGATCCGGCAGCTGGACGCCTGCTGTGAAAGCTCCATCAGAGAATGTGTGAACAGCCTGCCAGAGCGGCGGGTGGATGTTCTGG TGAATAATGCAGGCATGGGCATGATTGGACCGCTGGAGTGTCAGAGCGTGAAGGACATGCAGGACCTCTTCAACACTAATTTCTTCGGGCTGGTGCGGCTGGTGAAGGAGGTGTTGCCGGACATGAAGAGGAGTCAGAGTGGCCACATCGTGGTGATGAGCAGTGTCATGGGCGTTCAGG GGCTGCTCTTCAATGATGTCTACGCTGCTTCAAAATTCGCAGTAGAGGGCTTTTGTGAGAGCCTTGCTGTGCAAGCTATGAAGTTTAACATTAA GATGAGCTTGGTGGAGCCGGGTCCAGTGGTGACCGAGTTTGAGAAGAAGGTGTACGAGGAGGTGCAGAACATGGACCTGTCGTGCACAGATGAGGAAACAGCCAGAATCTTCCGCGAGATTTACTTGCCCTACTCCAGAAAGGTGTTCTCCTCACTGGGCCAGACGCCAGAGGAGGTGGCAGAG CAAACCCTCCAGCTGATTGTAGCGAAGAACCCTCCATTCCGTCACCAGACCAACCGTCTGTACACCCCTCTGACGGCCATGAAGCATGCGGACCCCACAGGCCGCCTGCCTATAGACGCCTTCTACAAGatggtctttcagcatgaccgCGTGTTCAATGCCAGTCTGGGTGTCATGCGGATGCTGCAGAAGAGGATGGGGAAATCTAAAGCATGA